From the genome of Nicotiana sylvestris chromosome 2, ASM39365v2, whole genome shotgun sequence, one region includes:
- the LOC104233049 gene encoding 3-ketoacyl-CoA synthase 5-like gives MPETVPNLSNSVKLKYVKLGYQYLVNNFLTFLLVPIMAGVTLQLIKLGPEEILSIWNSLHFDLIQILCSSFLIIFVATVYFMSKPRSIYLVDYSCYKAPVTCRVPFSTFMEHSRLILKDNPESVKFQMRILERSGLGEETCLPPACHYIPPTPTMESARTEAEVVIFSAIDNLMKKTGLKPKDIDILIVNCSLFSPTPSLSAMVVNKYKLRSNIKSYNLSGMGCSAGLISIDLARDLLQVLPNSSALVVSTEIITPNYYQGSERAMLLPNCLFRMGGAAILLSNKRKDSSRAKYRLMHVVRTHKGADDKAYRCVFEQEDPQGKVGINLSKDLMVIAGEALKSNITTIGPLVLPASEQLLFLFTLIGRKIFNPKWKAYIPDFKQAFEHFCIHAGGRAVIDELQKNLQLSDEHVEASRMTLHRFGNTSSSSLWYEMSYMEAKGRMRKGDRVWQIAFGSGFKCNSAVWKCNRTIKTGTDGPWEDCIDRYPVFIPKIVKL, from the exons ATGCCAGAAACAGTCCCAAATTTGTCCAATTCTGTGAAGCTCAAGTATGTCAAACTTGGGTACCAATACCTTGTCAATAATTTTCTAACTTTCTTGCTTGTGCCTATTATGGCTGGTGTCACTCTACAGTTAATTAAATTAGGCCCTGAAGAAATACTAAGTATTTGGAATTCACTCCACTTTGATCTCATCCAAATCCTATGCTCTTCTTTCCTCATCATTTTTGTAGCCACAGTGTACTTCATGTCAAAACCAAGATCCATTTACTTAGTAGATTATTCATGTTACAAAGCTCCTGTCACATGTAGAGTACCATTTTCAACTTTTATGGAACATTCACGTCTAATCTTGAAAGATAATCCTGAAAGTGTGAAGTTCCAAATGAGAATTCTTGAAAGGTCAGGACTTGGTGAAGAAACCTGTTTGCCTCCTGCTTGTCATTACATCCCTCCAACACCAACAATGGAATCTGCTAGAACTGAAGCTGAAGTTGTCATATTCTCAGCTATTGACAACTTAATGAAGAAAACAGGTCTAAAACCTAAAGATATCGATATTCTTATCGTTAACTGCAGCTTGTTTTCTCCAACTCCATCTTTATCAGCTATGGTTGTGAACAAATACAAGTTGAGAAGTAACATAAAAAGTTACAACCTTTCTGGTATGGGGTGTAGTGCTGGTTTGATCTCTATTGATTTGGCTAGAGACCTTCTACAGGTGCTTCCAAATTCATCTGCTTTAGTTGTAAGTACTGAAATCATTACACCTAATTATTATCAAGGTTCAGAAAGAGCAATGCTTTTGCCTAATTGTTTGTTTAGAATGGGTGGTGCTGCTATACTTTTGTCAAACAAGAGAAAAGACAGCAGTAGAGCTAAGTACAGATTAATGCATGTGGTTAGAACACATAAAGGTGCTGATGATAAAGCTTATAGATGTGTGTTTGAACAAGAGGATCCACAAGGAAAAGTTGGTATTAATCTTTCTAAAGATCTTATGGTTATAGCAGGGGAAGCTTTGAAATCCAATATTACTACAATTGGTCCTTTGGTTCTTCCTGCCTCAGAGCAGCTTCTTTTCCTCTTTACTcttattgggaggaaaatcttTAACCCTAAATGGAAAGCTTATATTCCTGATTTCAAACAAGCTTTTGAACACTTTTGCATACATGCTGGTGGAAGGGCTGTTATTGATGAGCTTCAGAAGAATCTCCAATTATCTGATGAACATGTTGAGGCTTCAAGAATGACTCTGCACCGATTTG GTAACACTTCATCTTCATCACTATGGTATGAGATGAGTTACATGGAGGCAAAAGGAAGGATGAGAAAGGGTGATAGAGTTTGGCAAATAGCATTTGGAAGTGGATTCAAGTGTAACAGTGCTGTTTGGAAGTGTAACCGGACAATCAAGACAGGAACTGATGGACCATGGGAAGATTGCATTGATAGGTACCCAGTGTTCATCCCAAAGATTGTGAAGCTGTAA
- the LOC138885222 gene encoding uncharacterized mitochondrial protein AtMg00820-like, giving the protein MKEELHQFERNKAWHLVPRPSDRTIIGTRWVFRNELDEHGNATRNKARLAVQGFNQEEGIDYDETFGPVARMEAIRIHIAFASHMEFTLFQTDVKSAFLNGFLKEEVYIKLPPGF; this is encoded by the coding sequence ATGAAAGAGGAACtacatcaatttgaaagaaacaaggcatggcacctggtacctagaccctcagaCAGAACCATCATAgggaccaggtgggtattcaggaatgAGCTGGATGAACATGGAAATGCTACAAGGAACAAAGCAAGGCTTGCTGTCCAAGGAttcaatcaggaggaagggatcgATTATGACGAGACTTTTGGGCCAGtagctcgcatggaagctattaggaTCCACATTGCCTTTGCttcacatatggaattcaccttatTCCAAACGGATGTGaagagtgccttcctgaatgggtTTCTCAAAGAAGAAGTCTATATCAAGCTACCTCCAGGCTTTTGA